ggaattttttttttttaatgggtttattggtatataattcacatatcatataattcacccatttaagtatataaattttttctttagcatactcagagttgtgcaaccattaccacaatctaatttGAGAATACTTTTGTCCCTCCAAAAGAAATCCTGAACCCATTAGCTGTCACTCCACTTCTGCTCCACCTCGACCCCAGCCCTAAATAACCACGTACAGACTATGCTGCTATGAAGATTTTGCATCCAAGTTTTTGTGCAGAcctatgtatttatttcttttggatatatacccaggagtagattgctgggtcatataattCTATGCTTAAATATTTGAGGACCTGCCAAAATGTTTTTCATAgcagcagcaccattttacattcctaccaatgaTATATGATGGTTCTAGtttttccacatctttgccaacacttgttattttccatcttttttactATAGCCATCCAGTGAGTGTGAAGTgacatctcattatggttttgatttgcatttccctaataactaataacattgagcatcttgtcatgtgGTTATTGGCtgtttgcatatctcctttggagaaatatttattcaagtcctttgccactttaaaactagattttcttttcattatcaaattttaagagttctttacatattctggatataagtcccttatcagatatatgatttaaaatgttttctcccattctataggttgccttttccccttcttgatggtatcatttgtagcaaaaaagtttttaatattgatgaagacccacttacctatttttaattttgtcactGATACTTTTGGTATTTTATGGAATTCAATTTGTGTATGGTCTGAGGTAAGAGTCAAGGTGTGCCGGTTtgtgtgtattgtgtcccccaaatgccattatctttgtggtcttgtgtggggcaggtgttttggtgatggttggatttgcttggaatgtgccctgcccagctgtgggcaatgattctgataagatgttcccatggaggcgtggccccacccatccagggtgggcctttatcggtggagctatataaatgagctgactcggggggaggaaagagagtgcagctgggagtgatgttttgaagaggagcaagcttgctagaaagaaacgtcctgggagaaagccgttttgaggccggagctttggagcagacgccagctgccttcctagctaacagaggttttccggacaccactggctgtcctccggtgaaggtacccgattgctgaggtgtaactttggatgctttgtggccttaagactgtaactgtgtagtgaaataaacccccgttttataaaagcctgtccatctctggtgttttgcattctgcagcattagcaaactaccaTTTATAGTCactcaaaaaattaaatgcttaggattttggagtaaagctttaccatcctctgcagataactactctccatttgagaaacaactgttggcctgctactgggccttagtagagacagaacgcttaaccatgggccaccaagttaccatgagacctgagttacctatcatgagctgggtgttatctgacccaccaagccataaagttgggcgtgcacaacagcactccatcataaaatggaaatggtatatacgagatagagctcgagcaggtcctgaaggtacaagtaagttacatgaggaagtggcccaaatgcccatggcccccactccttccaccttaccttctcttgcccagcccacagctatggcatcttggggagttccttacagtcagttgactgaggaagagaagacttgggcctggtttacagatggttctgcacgatatgcaggtaccacccgaaagtggacagctgcagcactgcagcccctttctgggatatccctgaaggacagtggtgaggggaaatcctcccagtgggcagaacttcgagcagtgcacctggttgttcactttgcttggaaggagaactggccagaggtgcgtctgtatactgattcctgggctgttgctaatggtttggctggatggtcagggacttggaaggaacatgattggaagattggtgacaaagaagtctagggaaggggtatgtggatagacctttctgagtgggcaaacaacatgaagacatttgtgtcccatgtgaatgctcaccagagggtgacttcagcagaagaaggttttaataaccaagtggataaaatgacccgtttggtggataccaatcagcctctttccccagcaactcctgtcattgcccaatgggctcatgaacaaagtggtcatggtggtagggatggaggttatgcatgggctcagcaacatggacttccactcaccaaggctgacctggccacagccactgctgagtgtccaatttgccagcagcagagacccacactcagtccccgatatggcaccattcctcggggtgatcagcctgctagctggtggcaggttgattacattggaccacttccatcatggaaagggcagtgatttgttcttactggaatagacacatactccggatatgggtttgccttccctgcacgacatgcttctgccaaaactacaatacgtggacttacagaatgcctcatccaccgtcatggtattccacagcattgcttcggaccaaggaacccacttcacagcaaatgaagtgaagggatgggcacatgctcatggaattctgtggtcttaccatgttccccatcatccagaagcagctgggttgatagaacggtggaatggcctattgaagactcgattacggcgccaactaggtggcaataccttgcagggctggggcagtgttctccaggaggctgtgtatgctctgaatcagcgtccactctatggtgctgtttctcccatagccaggattcatgggtccaggaatcaaggggtggaaacaggagtagcaccactcactatcactcctagtgatccactagggaaatttttgcttcctgtccctgcaaatttaagctctgctggtctacaagtcttggttccaaaaggaggagtgcttccaccaggaaacacaacaataatcccattgaactggaagttaaggctgccacctggccactttgggcttcttatgcctctgaatcaacaggcaagtaaggggattactgtactggctggggtgattgatcctgactatcaaggggaaatagcactgctaTTTcttggcatacaggagatcccctggggcgtctcttagtactaccatgccccgtgattcaagtcaatggaaaactgcaacaacccaatccaggcaggactaccaatggccaagaaacttcaggaatgaaggtttgggtcaccccaccaggcaaagaaccacagccagctgaagtgcttgctgagggtaaagggaacatggaatgggtagtggaagaaggttgtgataaatatgaactacggccacgtgaccagttacagaaacgaggactatgatgatatggttttaggtgatgtgtacaactgccaagttgacaaggggtggactgtgatggttgggttcatgtgtcaacttggctaggtggcctagctgtctggtcaagcgggcactggcctgacgattgctgtgaggctatttgaggctggttaataaaccaacaggctggtttgtcggatcatcagtcaattgactgcagctgactgatgactcatcaaggggcgtgcttccacagtgagagaatgcaattggctggatttggtccgggtgatcagttggaggcttataagctggacggttagagaaccttcacttcttcttcagctgctcagtgaagcttttcctggggagctcgtcaaagttgccagttcgtttcctgaggagttcgtcaaagctgtcagttcgtttcccgaggagttcgtcggacgtcttccttggagttgacagcttgttgacggctctgcagaatttggactcgtgcgctcctgcagttgcgtgagtcacttttacaatttgataataagagacatctctcattgattctgtttccaaggagaaccctaactaatacacaaggTTCACTTTTTTTCTATGAATATCCAACTGACGCAATAGTCTTCTATAGAGAAGATGGTTCTTTCTCCATTGTTCTGCAGTGGCACCTTATAATCAAATATCCATATCCATTCTTTAAAAGTTAGATAGAACTCTTTAGTCTGGTAACAATTTAAATGGTAAATTTTTAAGCAAACTTTTCAATGGTAATTAGTTTAAGTTTTCTAAACATTAGCTTAATTTTGATAATTTGTATTTTGCTAAAAAATCAGCAAGGTCTTAAGATTTATTGTCAGAGttaatggacttttaaaaattatttttatttctttcttttaatttgtggACATGTCTTCTTTCTCAATCTTAATCTATATTttagctttctctttttttcttaattaggcTCACAGAGTTTTCTTATTTTAGCATCTTTTTGAAGTACCAGCTTTTGTTACCCTTttactaatttttgttttctatttcattagctttatcttttacttttattcattctgcctgctactttttttttgtagatgttgTTTTATTGTTCACTTTCCAATTTCTTAAAGTGAATAttaatctccttttttttttttttcaatttcttaagGCTTTCTTTGGGGCCAAGGGCATAACTGATTTTTCAAATGTTCAAtggatttaagagaaaaaaatattcttatacaAGGGATATAAATTTTCTATTAAtcttttaaattgagtttttttcctgtattattcaaatattctatgatcgtacatatttctgattttgaaaatgtatattaaaacttCTGCTACACTTGTTTTTTTTATCATGAGGGGGAAAGGGCCTATGTTACTTTtgtaattaggaaaaaatattgaaaacaaataGATGGcaaagaataagaagaaataaacttCACCTTATCAAAATCCATGATTTTATGCTAACCACAGATGTAACTGCTATAGGAAAACTTTCTACAGGAAAATATGgttccttgattctttttttgctCTTGCATAAATGCTTTCTTTGATAGAACTTAGTAAAAAAAGTATAATACTTTTTAACTGAGATAACTATTTTGCGAAGAAATTTTACTTACTTTGGCTGGAAGGTTGCTCTGTCTGGGTTTCTGTATCAAGATGTGGACCTGAAGAAGTATAAAAAACTCCCTTATTGTTATTCTCCCATCCTTGAGTttctgaggaaagaaaaaagtttgcATGACCAGTCAAGAGAGCTCACTTTTTCACTACCTCATTTGTTTCTAAATAGCTTAAAGTTGTTGGCAATACATAAGCAGATTTTATCTAACAGCATTTCTTAAGATTTTCAATAACAGTAGAGTTGGAAGAAAGACGTAAGTTTTATAATGATTTCTACTCCACATAGTTAATTGCCATGTTGGGTCcttaacaagaaaagaaaataagtctTCTgtagtttttaaacatttcatagttttttaaggaattgaaaaaaaaaagcactcatgGTAATTAGTTacattagaaattagaaatactTTTAACATACCTCCATCAAGCTCTCTTCACAAATTGTGTCTCTGAGAAACTGTGATTCCATTTGACTATTGCGGTGTGctagaaataaagcaaaatcagGCGATGATCAAGTCAAAACTAAATTGTAAACTTAATTTTAGTTATCTTTCAGATTTATGTGCAGTTCATGCTCCTGAAGCCATCCATTGGTATCTTTCCGAGAAGAAAGTAATTTGGCAGGGCAAGGTTTATTACAGTTTTAAGGCTCTAGTCAAGTCTTAATTCTTCTCTAATTATAGATTTCTGAAGGAAATGGCTCTATTCTTAGTGGTAAATCACTTCTCAATTCATTAAAATaactaagaattttaaaaataaactgaaaattattttacttatcaACTATAACCCTTAAAAGCTTAGACAACATCCAAATATCTCCTGAactgaaatacatttattttagtcAAGTAAGCagattattgctattatttagCCTTCATGAAGATCTTACTGCTGAAGTCCAGAGAAGTCCCATCAGCCTTGATGGAATCCAGAGAGCTGCTGCAACTAGATGGGCTCCTGCTCAGACTTTTCATCAATACACTGTTAGCATTTTTATCTATATCTCCTTCAGTCTGATGATCAAAAACCTGAAATTATTAATATAGGAAAATGATTAGGATAAAGTTATGACACTGTATACTTATGATgactaaatgtttgttgaacactAACAGAAATAATACttctaacataaaatttacctaaaattcatatgaaatatcttAGTAAAGAATTAGAATAAATTATAGGCAACTTAGGcctttaattatatttataacaaaagtaattttatttaaaaatatacagatgtAACTTTATTCATTATACTGAGTAAGCAAATTGTTTTGCAGATGTATCCAAGTTATAGGCAATATTTCTGACACTTTCTTCCACTATGTACTATCAAATCTTGACCTGTCCAGTTATTCAACTACCAGCTACCAAAGTCAGGACCACAATAATGTACAAAACCAGAGTTCCATTTATGTAGAATACTGACTGCATATGGTGGACCTGGCTATAGAATCCAGAGAATAAACCTGTTTCCAAGCTTTAGTCTTTCCTTCCCCAGCTGACCAAGACACTTTGGCTGAACTTAAGTAAGTCATATGGTCTTgcttttaccattttaaccatttgacTTCACAGCTTTAAATCCCATCTTCATCTACATACTTACATATGTTTTTGAGGACTACATATTCTTGGTCTAAATgcaagaatgtaagctccatgagagaagACTTTTGACTATGTATTCTCATTGATGCATTCCCACTAcctcctaaaacagtgcctgggacatagcagatactcaataaatatttattgaacaatttactgaaatattaattttcataGACTGTATTGttagatttaaattttatattattactATATCTAAAGTTTCATAGATTAACCAATTATTTTCTAATGACTTCATCTTATAAAACCACTGTGAATGTCTCCTCATGACTTCATCTAATAGAACGACTGAAATTATCTTCTAAGCTTATTTAGATTTCTCAACAGTTTaaagtttgttttctatttgtttttcatgAACCTCTGATACTTTGTAGTCTTTATTTCTCCCCTTATAAAACTTTAGATTGAGGGACAGATGTTGTTTCCATACAAGTTACCCATGTCAGTGtttcttaactttaaaaaaaaaatctatgaccTCTGTTGATAAATTCAAAATCTCACTCACTTCACTTTGAGATACTGGGCTTTTCCTAGGCATTCTCCTACCCACCACAGAAATGTACTCTCAGCTTCTACCTATGCTCATTAGCTAAGAAAATTCAGTCAGGCTTTTCTTTCCAGTTTGCTTAACAGAAAGGCTttcattccccccaccccaccccaaatatTTATAACACTGAAGATGACTTTTCAAATTACATTTATCCTTTGCATTTATCAAATGCAAAGCCATTTAAGAGTCACTGACAAATTACCAGAGGTGACATATATTTAGAGTTAATTATATAATTTCAACATTGGTCAATTTTTGCACTTCTTTCCATTTCAGTTTTCTGTGACTATTTGTCACTTCAAACTGTTTTTGAGTGTAGCTAGTCAATTCATTCCTGAAGGTTCTACGTGGGACTCTCTCTCCAGTCCTATAATTGGAAATATTAATTCCTAATTACCCAAgactaaaattaagaacattCCTTGGTTCAAAACAGAGCTCACCTGCTGATCTCGTACACTATTAAGTCTCATCtcatttttcctgatttttttctcatcctGAATAGCATCATCTTCTTGTACCCAAGTTCTTTTTTGGCTACTGCAGGTTTCCTCCACTTTACTTTCAGACGGTGAAATCTCTCTGTGGTATGTTTCAATCAGAGCCTTTGCATTAATTTCTAGGCTAACAGAGTCTGAGGAATTACTCTCACCAGGATATATAGGAAGATTTTCCTCATTTATATACTGAGATGGACTTAGGTCCAGTTTAGTGGCAACAAATCCAACACCTGAATACTTGCTGGAGACTGGCTGAGTTTCTAAGTAATTTATGTCGGTTGTGTCTGATGAAATCTGCTCTTGGTCATCTATACCAGTGACACTGCAATTTCTCTTGTTTGGTAATCTGGGCAAAAAGATTCCCAAAGAACATCTCctcactttatttttatcttttatgacTGTCATTAATGGAATGGAATTGGTTTCATTATGAGaatttctttcttcatctctaaTGTCTTTAACATTGTTGGACTCTATGCTAATATTCTGTATTTCCGTGGCTTGCACTATACTCATATCATTGTGTGTCTTATTTGCTTCGAGTAGGTGTTCTGGTACATGAACAGTTTGAAAACCTGaaaaatcttttgtttttccattcaaatTAGATGCAATAACAGGATCTGATGGTTCTCTAGGATTAGCATGAGTTTGATTGGCTTGCTTAGTCAAGTTATTCTGGATATCTCTAACTGTACCACACTGAGATATTTGCatagtttccttcagttcttttttAGAGGCTACAATAATCTGTTTCTCATTGTTGAGCATTTTGGACTCATTTTCAAATGTGGGTTCAGAAGAATttcctataaaaatatttaaattcttatttcCAGCTTTAGACAATACTGTTTGATCTTTATTGACAATACTTTGTCCTTTTTGAGGTAATGGAGGTAGCTGAGTTAAGAGATGAGGCTGGGAAGCAACAGAATCATTAAGAAAAGTCTTTAAACTGTGTTCTCCATTATTAACAAAGGCCTCCATTTGACCATCTGGAAGCTTAAAAGATACtctctttaaattaaatttattcatcTCCCTCAGGTCTTGACTACATACTAAAGTTTGATTAGCTAATAGATTTTGAGGGTCTATAACCAGATCCTCTTGATCTTTGAGAAGCGTTACGACACAGTCTAACTGCCTTTTGGTATTGGTTTGACTGTTTCCTGACTTCTCTAACAAGGGACAAGGAGCAGAGATTGGCTGTCCCTCAGATTTCAAATAATAGTCACTGGCTAAATCAtttatataagcaagatcatTTTGCATTGGGCAATTACTGGCTTTTTGCCTATCCTTATCACATAAGGACACGATATTCCCCTCCAAATTATCAGAATAGGAAGTTACATTTggtttatagaaatatttatcaCTGGATCCATAAATAACAGTTTCATGATTGCTTGTAAAATCCTCATTTCTTCTGCCTGTACTATTTAAGTGACAGCTTTCAATTTTGGCCTTTTCCAACATATAGGACTGATCTACAACTTTCTCCATGACCTCTTCATCCATAGCAGTGCTGTGGAATTTGGTGATTTCTGTCTCACCTTGATCCCTAGACAATATATTAGTAGGAACAAAGGGTATCATATGATGCTGTTGCTCCGTGTGaagaataattttgttttctatggCCACTGCTTGTTTTTTGGTAATTTCTTTAGCAAAGCTACCATCCATAGGAAAAGAATTATCcaagttttttccttttgctattcCAAATTCAGGGTACTCTTCAACTATTTTCTCCATGGCTTGACAATCAATGAAAACAGTATGGGACTTGGTAACTTCTAGATCATTGTGATTATCTACAAACATCACAGTTTTATCCACTGGCTTAGTAGTTATTTCATCTGGTAAGACAGCTTTACATTCTAAAGCAATTGTGTGACTTCTAGTGATCTCCATGTCATCTTGCCCACAGGTATACAAAACTGTTTTAGAAGTTTCTGACAAAGGCATCAACTGGGGGTCCTCTCTATCTTCCAGGACacttctgttatttctttccacaGTACAACGCTGGGTGATATCCATACCATTTTTATCATTCTTCCAATTGGTTGACTGGGATACTTCCATGTTATCATGAGCTATAAATACTACAGCTTTCTCTCTAGGACCCCTATTAGACCATTTCCTCTGCAGTGTTAGCTGGCAGTCTTTTGCTGCTGGATGGTCACTCTCACCATCTTCTGGAAAGAAAACACTCTCTGATTCAGTAGTAGATGTCATTTTTGGTTTTTCTAGGATGTTTTTAGATACTAGGTTTGATTGTGTGGATGGTTCAACGTGACTTTTGGTGATTTCTTCCCATTCATCTGAAGGGCTTTTGTGAGAGTGAGATTTACTGGTATTCTTAGGTGCAAGGCTACAAGACGCAAGAGGAGCTTGACAGCCTAAGTTACTCATGTGACTTTTAGTCAAATCCATATCTTCATCTGTGAAGAGTTCAGTCTTTTTGTCAcccaatgaaacagaaaaagaatttgcTAGGCTCTGCTGTAATCTTTCCTTAGATACATGAATAATTGAGCTACCATTTACATTCATTTTCCCATCCTTTGATAGAGTTATGTGATTTTGGAGCATCATTTCTTTCTCAGCTATTGGTGCAGCTGCTATCTTAATATCTGTCTGATCTTGTTTAAAAATTTGATGATCTATTGCTACTGTGTGACTGTTGGTAATGTCCATGCTATCCTCTCCTAAATAAACAGTTTTCTCTATGAGAGGAGAGATGGCATCTGGGCTGGGATATATTTTAGAAGAATTATTGTCATATTTTAgcaaatttttttcctctctcatacTTGAGACACAATTGGTTAGTTCCATGGCATCATTACAATCAGAATAGAAAACTGTCTTACAACCTTGAGTGGATGGACTGGAACAAATAGATTCTGGGATCATGGGCAATGTTTTAGCATCTTGGTTTGAAatctgtgtgactgtgtgtgtttCTGTTCCGATAATGTGACTTCTGGTAATATGTATTTTGTCTTTGGGATTTAAAACAGGGTCTTGAAATGCAGCATTTGGTTTATTCTTAaagattttcttctttcccaaagCTTTAGTCCCATAACCTGTTGTAATATCCATCATGACACTGTGAGTTGGATTTTCTATTCCAGATAAATTATCTGCTGAGGGTAAAATTTGACTAGTGTGATTAACTGTCAAGTCCATAAAGTCATTGTCACAAATTGTAGTATCACTACCTTTAAATTCTCTTAAGCTGGACTCACAGGATGTGGGAACCAAAGTCTGTATATTGGCTGTCTGACACTGGGTGAAATTCATCTCATCATCTTGTTCTCTAAAGATTCTAGTGATATTATTGTTGTTCTCACCTACATTAAGAGATATATGCATCTGACGTACAGAAGAAGCACTATTTGATTCTTTGGAATGAACCATTATCTCAGAATTTTCTTTATCTGGCCCTTCAAAAGAAGCATtggatttttccattttcaatctttttatgaagtcattaaaatttatttttttttctggggaaggGTTTTGATCCATGgaaaaatttaattcttttttcattcttgaaTCTTCAGTGTGGAGATTTAAGTTATCCAGAAATGATTTGCTATCTATCTTGGTggacttttcatttctggtacAATGTAAAAGTTCTTTGGTAATCAACACAGTGTGACTTGCTGTCAGGTCCATCTGATTTTCATCTGAAAAGATGACTGTCTGGTCATTTCCATGTTTCTTTTGGTGGCTGTGCTCTATAATTGAAAACTATAATGGAAGCAAAAAAAATAAGAGATCAGATCAatgcaaactttttttaaaaggtattttcaGAAATGTACTATATAGAGAGTTCTATATAAGCAATCTTCAATGATGGTTTCATGACACATTGGTTTGTTGGAATCAGTGGTGTGATTTGTAGCAAGTAATTTGTTATTAATAAATTTTCTAAAGTCTGTGAACAATTTACTTTTTAGTGTTTTgatgaattaaaaattcaatgttATTTACGTATATGCTCCCTAAAATGACTAAAGAAGCATCAACACAAAATACATCCATACTgaaaattctaattattttatagacTAGAAGGTTATTCTTAACCTAAATAAAAAAGATTTGGAAAGGGATAAGTGCATGATGGCTACTTCCTATTATACTCTAGTTTTGGGAGCTGGGTTCTCTTTAAGTCTTAACACAATGGTTTTATTTGTAAGGACATAGTCTAAATCCTTGCTtatcaaagtgtggtccatggactaGTACTCTAGCACCACCTAGGAGACTATTAGAAATATAGGCTCAGGTCTCCTGGGTaagaatctatattttttaaaaaaacccttaGGTGATTCATATGCTCTTCCAAGTTTGAGAAATGCTGATGTGCTAGTTTAGATATATGATGTCCCaccaaaaaccatattctttaatgcaatcttgtgggggcagatgtatcagtgttaattaggttggattgaggatttccatggagatgtgactcaatcacccaTGAGTGGAATTTTTGAcaggattattttcatggagctatgagccccacccattcagggtgggtcttcatttaatcattggagtcctataaaagagctcacaaacacaagaacttcagagcagatgagagagacatcttggagacggccgctgaaagcagacttttgttgacacGTTGGACATGCTAGCCcggtgtttgctctggagaagctaagagaggacaaaataccccaacagcaacattttgaagaaagcacaggagctgagagaggagctggaacacaacctgggatcagcagatgccagccacgtgccttcccagctaacagaggttttccagatgccactggccttcgtttagtgaaggtatactcatgttgatgccttaatttggacattttcacggcctccagactgtaaatttgtaaccaaataaactccctttataaaagctaatccatttctggtattttgtataacggcagcattagcaaactgtaacagctGATATAAACTAATATATCTCACCATTTTCTAAACTGGTAATAAACAATTAAACTATCCTTAATTTAAATCGTAAAGTAGGAAATTTTTCCAGTCTATGCTGGTCCCTTTTGGTATGTCACCCTAAATCATGCTATTACCATCATATTTGTGGGGttttttataatgcaattttattgagatatattcatacaacgtgttgtttttttaaactatgttttGATTCTGaagagaggttaaaatatgaaGTCACTTGCATGAACTCTTACCTCTCTCTGTTgcatctggttctgaatgggagcaCAAAGCAATGTGTTCATTCCTActgagaaaaaagataaaaattgtaGTCAATGACTTAATTATAAATCACCAAGGGCccctgattttccttttcttagatACCTCACCAATTATACGTATATACTGAGGTTTTAACCGGTTATTAAGCCCTTCATAAAGATGATGCCTTGTAGTTCGTTAAGATTTTTAACGGTCCTATTTTAGTGCCAGAGTGATCAGTGATTATTGTATTCTCTGTGTGACTGAAATCTTTTTAGAGTATGGTAGTGTCTTTAAAGGCTGTGACTGATGGAAAgtttagattaattttttttccatttcatttttattgcataGATAGCAGAGGTTACATGGTAAAGAATATCAAATGATGAGACTGAAAGGTTAGGTCGAGATTTTGAAGGGTGTATTATTAAATGTTAAGGAATCTAGACATTCCCATTATGGTatatgcattttataaaaataactccagagg
The Choloepus didactylus isolate mChoDid1 chromosome 4, mChoDid1.pri, whole genome shotgun sequence DNA segment above includes these coding regions:
- the KNL1 gene encoding kinetochore scaffold 1 isoform X6 is translated as MKIVRKSEIEETEGENVFLLLDKNSEDNYCEITGMNTLLCAPIQNQMQQREFSIIEHSHQKKHGNDQTVIFSDENQMDLTASHTVLITKELLHCTRNEKSTKIDSKSFLDNLNLHTEDSRMKKELNFSMDQNPSPEKKINFNDFIKRLKMEKSNASFEGPDKENSEIMVHSKESNSASSVRQMHISLNVGENNNNITRIFREQDDEMNFTQCQTANIQTLVPTSCESSLREFKGSDTTICDNDFMDLTVNHTSQILPSADNLSGIENPTHSVMMDITTGYGTKALGKKKIFKNKPNAAFQDPVLNPKDKIHITRSHIIGTETHTVTQISNQDAKTLPMIPESICSSPSTQGCKTVFYSDCNDAMELTNCVSSMREEKNLLKYDNNSSKIYPSPDAISPLIEKTVYLGEDSMDITNSHTVAIDHQIFKQDQTDIKIAAAPIAEKEMMLQNHITLSKDGKMNVNGSSIIHVSKERLQQSLANSFSVSLGDKKTELFTDEDMDLTKSHMSNLGCQAPLASCSLAPKNTSKSHSHKSPSDEWEEITKSHVEPSTQSNLVSKNILEKPKMTSTTESESVFFPEDGESDHPAAKDCQLTLQRKWSNRGPREKAVVFIAHDNMEVSQSTNWKNDKNGMDITQRCTVERNNRSVLEDREDPQLMPLSETSKTVLYTCGQDDMEITRSHTIALECKAVLPDEITTKPVDKTVMFVDNHNDLEVTKSHTVFIDCQAMEKIVEEYPEFGIAKGKNLDNSFPMDGSFAKEITKKQAVAIENKIILHTEQQHHMIPFVPTNILSRDQGETEITKFHSTAMDEEVMEKVVDQSYMLEKAKIESCHLNSTGRRNEDFTSNHETVIYGSSDKYFYKPNVTSYSDNLEGNIVSLCDKDRQKASNCPMQNDLAYINDLASDYYLKSEGQPISAPCPLLEKSGNSQTNTKRQLDCVVTLLKDQEDLVIDPQNLLANQTLVCSQDLREMNKFNLKRVSFKLPDGQMEAFVNNGEHSLKTFLNDSVASQPHLLTQLPPLPQKGQSIVNKDQTVLSKAGNKNLNIFIGNSSEPTFENESKMLNNEKQIIVASKKELKETMQISQCGTVRDIQNNLTKQANQTHANPREPSDPVIASNLNGKTKDFSGFQTVHVPEHLLEANKTHNDMSIVQATEIQNISIESNNVKDIRDEERNSHNETNSIPLMTVIKDKNKVRRCSLGIFLPRLPNKRNCSVTGIDDQEQISSDTTDINYLETQPVSSKYSGVGFVATKLDLSPSQYINEENLPIYPGESNSSDSVSLEINAKALIETYHREISPSESKVEETCSSQKRTWVQEDDAIQDEKKIRKNEMRLNSVRDQQVFDHQTEGDIDKNANSVLMKSLSRSPSSCSSSLDSIKADGTSLDFSTHRNSQMESQFLRDTICEESLMEKLKDGRITIREFFILLQVHILIQKPRQSNLPAKFAINTPPTPEDLMLSQYVYRPKIQIYKEDCEALRHKIEELKLSAVNQDKLLIDVNRNLWGKMRHCSDEELKAFGIYLNKIKSRFTKMTKVFTHKGKVALYSKLVQSAQNEREKLQIRMDDMDSILKKINNCVMEIELETKNLEDEEKDNPMEEWYSEMRAAEKELEQLKTEEEKLQRNLLELEVQKEQILAQIDFVQKQTNRTEELLDQLSLSEWDVIEWSDDQAVFTFLYDTIELTITFGEPIVGLPFLDKAHRKIVDLNFQSLLDEDKAPPSSLLVHKLIFQYVEEQEYWKKKCTAQRQVPKMLQEISVVVTHCRLLGEEIEFLKRWGPNYNLMNIDVNNTELKLLFSSSAAFAKFEITLSLSAHYPSVPLPFAFQNRLGNIGQDEIADILCNVPLENNYLKNIVKQIFQDLLQDCRFHH